One window from the genome of Rhodopseudomonas sp. P2A-2r encodes:
- a CDS encoding winged helix-turn-helix transcriptional regulator has protein sequence MTSTHEKVGYLPAGELLTPVTAATGVESVLKMLEGRWKLVILFQLFGGKLLRFSKLERAIPAISQKMLIQQLRQMEQDGIVRRIVHHQVPPKVEYGLTDWGQTLCPVLDALLKWAALKPTDGAAAHEAAGKTD, from the coding sequence ATGACAAGTACGCACGAAAAAGTAGGGTACTTACCTGCAGGTGAGCTGCTGACCCCGGTCACCGCGGCGACTGGCGTCGAGTCGGTGCTGAAGATGCTGGAGGGGCGCTGGAAACTGGTGATCCTGTTCCAGCTGTTCGGCGGCAAGCTGCTGCGCTTCTCGAAGCTTGAACGCGCGATTCCGGCGATCTCCCAGAAGATGCTGATCCAGCAACTGCGCCAGATGGAGCAGGACGGCATTGTCCGGCGCATCGTTCATCACCAGGTGCCGCCGAAGGTGGAGTACGGCCTGACCGACTGGGGCCAGACGCTCTGTCCGGTGCTCGATGCCCTGCTGAAGTGGGCGGCGCTGAAGCCGACCGACGGCGCGGCGGCGCACGAAGCGGCCGGCAAGACCGATTAG
- a CDS encoding DNA-3-methyladenine glycosylase family protein — MTVHLNSQSDLEDAIAGLMKLDLRLPPILEIAGMPKLRRREPGFAGLAQIIVGQQVSVASASAIWGRVFGAFDPFHHDSLRKARADRLGRLGLSTAKIKTLKGIARELGSERLNLDVLAEEDADIAHATLTRLHGIGPWTADVYLLFCLGHGDAWPAGDVAIQEAIKVGLGLAARPTVKQMAPLAEPWRPLRGAAAHLWWSYYHAIKKREGVIGK; from the coding sequence ATGACCGTTCATCTCAACAGCCAGTCCGACCTCGAAGACGCCATCGCCGGCCTGATGAAGCTCGACCTGCGGCTGCCGCCGATCCTGGAGATCGCCGGCATGCCGAAACTGCGCCGGCGCGAGCCGGGATTTGCCGGGCTGGCGCAGATCATTGTCGGCCAGCAGGTGTCGGTGGCCTCGGCCTCCGCGATCTGGGGCCGGGTGTTCGGGGCTTTCGATCCCTTCCACCACGACAGCCTGCGCAAGGCGCGCGCCGACCGCCTCGGGCGTCTGGGCCTGTCGACGGCCAAGATCAAGACGCTGAAGGGGATCGCCCGCGAGCTCGGCAGCGAGCGACTCAATCTCGACGTGCTCGCCGAAGAGGACGCCGACATCGCGCACGCCACCCTCACCAGACTGCACGGCATCGGACCGTGGACCGCCGACGTCTATCTGCTGTTCTGCCTCGGCCACGGCGACGCCTGGCCGGCCGGCGATGTCGCGATCCAGGAGGCGATCAAGGTCGGCCTTGGCCTGGCAGCGCGCCCCACCGTGAAACAGATGGCACCGCTGGCCGAACCCTGGCGCCCGCTGCGCGGCGCCGCCGCGCATCTGTGGTGGAGCTACTATCACGCCATCAAGAAGCGCGAAGGCGTGATCGGGAAGTAA
- the gluQRS gene encoding tRNA glutamyl-Q(34) synthetase GluQRS: MPPVFRFAPSPNGYLHLGHAFSALLNFELARPAGGRLLLRMEDIDPVRSKPEFEAAIHEDLAWLGIAWETPVRRQSEHLDVYRAATDRLARDGLLYPSFESRAEIARLVAAEQARGAWPHDPDGVPLYPGVARSLSPEAVARLRQAGAPTALRLDMVAARRRAGDLGWTEGGQGPDGQSGAVAARPEAWGDVILARKETPTSYHLSVVIDDALQGVTDVVRGRDLFWSTSVHRLLQQLLGLPQPVYRHHQLLRDTAGAKLSKSIHATSLRQLRAEGAMPADIRRLVGLA, from the coding sequence ATGCCGCCCGTCTTCCGCTTTGCGCCCAGCCCGAACGGCTACCTGCATCTCGGCCATGCTTTTTCGGCGCTGCTGAATTTCGAGCTGGCGCGGCCGGCGGGCGGCCGGCTGCTGCTGCGCATGGAGGATATCGATCCGGTTCGCAGCAAGCCGGAATTCGAGGCGGCGATCCACGAGGACCTGGCGTGGCTCGGCATCGCCTGGGAAACCCCGGTGCGGCGGCAGTCCGAACACCTCGATGTCTACCGCGCCGCCACCGACCGGCTGGCGCGCGACGGCCTGCTGTATCCGAGCTTCGAAAGCCGTGCCGAGATCGCCCGGCTGGTGGCGGCCGAGCAGGCCCGCGGCGCCTGGCCGCACGACCCCGATGGCGTCCCGCTGTATCCCGGCGTCGCCCGGTCGCTGTCGCCGGAGGCGGTTGCGCGGCTGCGTCAGGCCGGCGCGCCCACGGCGCTGCGGCTGGACATGGTGGCGGCCCGGCGCCGCGCCGGCGACCTCGGCTGGACCGAGGGCGGCCAGGGTCCCGATGGCCAGAGCGGCGCAGTGGCGGCGCGGCCGGAGGCTTGGGGCGATGTCATCCTCGCCCGCAAGGAGACGCCAACCAGCTACCACCTGTCGGTGGTGATCGACGATGCGCTGCAGGGCGTGACCGACGTGGTCCGTGGCCGGGACCTGTTCTGGTCCACCAGCGTGCACCGCCTGTTGCAGCAGTTGCTCGGCCTGCCGCAGCCGGTCTATCGGCACCACCAATTGCTCCGCGATACCGCCGGCGCCAAGCTGTCGAAGTCCATCCATGCGACCAGCCTGCGGCAGCTGCGGGCCGAGGGGGCCATGCCCGCCGATATCCGCCGGCTGGTCGGCCTGGCCTGA
- a CDS encoding YihY/virulence factor BrkB family protein: MRQIRYVVHVGLDAFYTFLADDGWAIASHIALSSLMALFPFLIVLASLAGFVGSKGLADQAVGLLLQVWPDQVAGTLSGQIHDVLTTTRGDALTIGVVLALYFASNGVESLRVALNRAYAVIEPRRWYWLRLESIGYTLIAAFTALAMAFLIVLGPLMLEIVRLYVPLLVANNEKLLNLARYGITIAAMITALFVLHAWLPAGRRSFLQILPGIVFTMLASLLSGIGFGLYLARFANNYVTMYAGLASVIIALVFLYFIAAIFVYGGELNAAIIKSRLPHGVSLQAAQSLAPVETPV; the protein is encoded by the coding sequence GTGAGGCAGATTCGCTACGTCGTTCATGTCGGGCTGGACGCCTTCTATACGTTTCTCGCCGATGACGGCTGGGCGATCGCCAGCCATATCGCGCTGTCGTCGCTGATGGCCCTGTTTCCGTTCCTGATCGTGCTGGCGTCGCTGGCAGGGTTCGTCGGGTCCAAGGGCCTCGCCGACCAGGCCGTTGGCCTGCTGCTGCAGGTCTGGCCGGACCAGGTCGCCGGCACCCTGTCCGGCCAGATCCATGACGTCCTCACCACCACCCGCGGCGACGCCCTGACCATCGGCGTGGTGCTGGCGCTGTATTTTGCCTCCAACGGCGTCGAGAGCCTGCGGGTCGCGCTCAACCGCGCCTATGCGGTGATCGAGCCGCGGCGCTGGTACTGGCTGCGGCTGGAGTCGATCGGCTACACGCTGATTGCCGCCTTCACCGCCTTGGCGATGGCCTTCCTGATCGTGCTCGGCCCGCTGATGCTGGAGATCGTGCGACTCTACGTGCCGCTTCTCGTGGCGAACAACGAGAAGCTGCTCAACCTGGCGCGTTACGGCATCACCATCGCGGCAATGATCACGGCGCTGTTCGTCCTGCATGCATGGCTCCCGGCGGGGCGACGCAGCTTCCTGCAGATCCTGCCCGGCATCGTCTTCACCATGCTGGCCTCGCTGCTCTCGGGCATCGGCTTCGGCCTGTACCTTGCGCGCTTCGCCAACAACTACGTGACCATGTATGCGGGGCTGGCCTCGGTGATTATCGCGCTGGTGTTTCTGTATTTCATTGCCGCGATCTTCGTCTATGGCGGCGAACTCAACGCCGCCATCATCAAGTCGCGGCTACCGCATGGCGTCTCGCTTCAAGCAGCGCAGTCGCTAGCGCCCGTGGAGACACCGGTTTGA
- a CDS encoding putative motility protein, producing the protein MDMALVASALAMKAAGTQSQIGTAIMKSNADMEKSTVLTLLGGAQQSSQANLAAGVGGNLDIAA; encoded by the coding sequence ATGGATATGGCCCTGGTTGCAAGCGCTCTCGCCATGAAGGCGGCGGGAACTCAATCGCAGATCGGTACTGCGATCATGAAGTCGAACGCGGACATGGAAAAATCTACCGTGCTGACGCTGCTCGGCGGCGCCCAGCAGTCGTCGCAGGCCAATCTTGCTGCCGGCGTCGGTGGTAATCTCGACATCGCCGCCTGA
- a CDS encoding twin transmembrane helix small protein, with protein sequence MTTFLSTILLPFAVGAVALVLLLGLINMMRGGSPNRSQKLMRWRVALQFVAIVVTMATVWAMGR encoded by the coding sequence ATGACAACATTTCTGAGCACCATTCTTCTTCCCTTCGCGGTGGGCGCGGTTGCGCTGGTCCTGCTGCTTGGCCTGATCAACATGATGCGCGGCGGCTCGCCGAACCGTTCGCAGAAGCTGATGCGCTGGCGCGTGGCGCTGCAGTTTGTCGCCATCGTCGTCACCATGGCGACGGTCTGGGCGATGGGACGGTAA
- the tlpA gene encoding thiol:disulfide interchange protein TlpA, whose product MPDTPPTSPARSRRPFVIGAVVVGAIIGYAAVANFDGLWRSAAPVDPTCLPAVAQAKKLAPLAHGEVAALTMASAPLQIPDLTFKDADGQPKKLSDWRGRTVLVNLWATWCVPCRKEMPALDQLQGKLGGPDFEVVAINIDTRDPAKPKAFLKDGNLEKLGYFSDSNAKVFQDLKAVGRALGMPTSVLIDRKGCEIATIAGPAEWASDDAVKLVKAALQK is encoded by the coding sequence ATGCCTGACACGCCTCCCACCAGCCCGGCCCGCAGCCGGCGTCCTTTCGTGATCGGCGCGGTCGTGGTCGGGGCGATCATCGGTTATGCTGCGGTTGCCAATTTCGACGGGCTGTGGCGCTCGGCTGCTCCGGTCGACCCCACCTGCCTGCCGGCAGTGGCGCAGGCGAAGAAACTGGCGCCCTTGGCCCATGGCGAGGTCGCCGCATTGACCATGGCCTCGGCGCCGCTGCAGATCCCGGATCTGACGTTCAAGGACGCCGACGGTCAGCCGAAGAAGCTGTCCGACTGGCGCGGCCGGACGGTACTGGTGAACCTGTGGGCGACCTGGTGCGTGCCCTGCCGCAAGGAAATGCCGGCGCTGGACCAACTGCAGGGCAAACTGGGCGGACCCGATTTCGAGGTGGTGGCGATCAACATCGACACCCGCGACCCCGCCAAGCCGAAAGCCTTCCTGAAAGACGGCAATCTCGAAAAGCTCGGCTATTTCAGCGACAGCAACGCCAAGGTGTTTCAGGACCTGAAGGCCGTCGGCCGGGCGCTGGGCATGCCTACCTCGGTGCTGATCGACCGCAAGGGCTGCGAGATCGCCACCATCGCCGGCCCCGCGGAATGGGCCAGCGACGACGCCGTGAAACTGGTGAAGGCGGCGCTACAGAAATAG
- a CDS encoding helix-turn-helix domain-containing protein: MPIRIRLNVMLAERNVRSKELAEYVGITEANLSLLKQGKVKGVRFETLEKICEYLRCQPGDLMVWEPGKPDT, encoded by the coding sequence ATGCCGATCAGGATCAGGCTCAACGTCATGCTCGCCGAACGCAACGTCAGATCGAAGGAACTGGCGGAGTATGTCGGTATCACCGAGGCCAACCTGTCGCTGCTGAAGCAGGGCAAGGTCAAGGGCGTCCGTTTCGAGACGCTGGAGAAGATCTGCGAATATCTGCGCTGCCAGCCCGGCGACCTGATGGTCTGGGAGCCGGGCAAGCCTGATACGTAA
- a CDS encoding electron transfer flavoprotein subunit alpha/FixB family protein: MTTLLIAEHEHATLKDSTNKALTAATQLGGEVHVLVAGGGEGTKAAAEAAAKLAGVTKVLLADDAVYAHDLAEPLAALIVSLAPAYDAFVAPATSRFKNVMPRVAALLDVMQVSEITKVIAPDTFERPIYAGNAIQTVKSKDAKKVITVRTSTFAAAAGEGGSASVEAAATAGDPGLSTFVGEEVAKSDRPELTSAKIIVSGGRAMQSRENFTKYIEPLADKLGAGVGASRAAVDAGYAPNDWQVGQTGKVVAPELYIAIGISGAIQHLAGMKDSKVIVAINKDEDAPIFQVADYGLVADLYQAVPELTEALGK, translated from the coding sequence ATGACCACGCTTTTGATTGCCGAACACGAACACGCCACCCTCAAGGATTCCACCAACAAGGCGCTGACTGCTGCGACGCAGCTCGGCGGCGAGGTGCACGTCCTGGTCGCCGGTGGCGGCGAAGGCACCAAGGCCGCGGCGGAAGCCGCCGCCAAGCTGGCCGGCGTCACCAAGGTGCTGCTGGCCGACGATGCCGTCTATGCCCACGACCTCGCCGAGCCGCTGGCCGCGCTGATCGTGTCGCTGGCTCCCGCCTACGATGCCTTCGTGGCGCCCGCTACCTCGCGCTTCAAGAACGTGATGCCGCGCGTCGCAGCATTGCTCGACGTGATGCAGGTCTCGGAAATCACCAAGGTGATTGCGCCGGATACGTTCGAACGCCCGATCTATGCCGGCAATGCGATCCAGACCGTGAAGTCGAAGGACGCCAAGAAGGTCATCACCGTGCGCACCTCGACCTTCGCCGCTGCGGCGGGCGAAGGCGGCAGCGCTTCGGTGGAAGCCGCGGCGACCGCCGGCGATCCCGGCCTGTCGACGTTTGTCGGCGAGGAAGTCGCCAAGAGCGACCGTCCGGAACTGACCTCGGCGAAGATCATTGTGTCCGGTGGTCGTGCCATGCAGAGCCGCGAGAACTTCACCAAATACATCGAGCCGCTGGCCGACAAGCTCGGTGCCGGCGTCGGTGCCTCGCGCGCCGCGGTGGATGCCGGCTACGCCCCCAACGACTGGCAGGTCGGCCAGACTGGCAAGGTGGTCGCGCCTGAATTGTACATCGCGATCGGCATTTCCGGCGCGATCCAGCATCTCGCCGGCATGAAGGACTCCAAGGTGATCGTCGCGATCAACAAGGACGAGGACGCGCCGATCTTCCAGGTCGCCGATTACGGACTGGTGGCGGATCTCTACCAGGCGGTGCCGGAACTCACCGAAGCGCTCGGGAAGTAA
- a CDS encoding electron transfer flavoprotein subunit beta/FixA family protein, which produces MKVLVPVKRVVDYNVKVRVKSDGTGVELSNVKMSMNPFDEIAVEEALRLKEAGKATEVVVVSIGPAQASETIRTGLAMGADRGILVKAEGIVEPLAVAKILKAIVDEEKPGLVILGKQAIDDDSNQTGQMLAALLGWSQATFASKLEVDGADFVVSREVDGGSQTVKLKGPAIVTTDLRLNEPRYASLPNIMKAKKKPIADKSAADYGVDLTPHLEIIKTTEPEGRKAGVKVKDVAELISKLKTEAGVI; this is translated from the coding sequence ATGAAGGTTCTGGTGCCGGTCAAGCGGGTTGTCGATTACAACGTCAAGGTTCGCGTCAAGAGCGACGGAACCGGCGTCGAACTCTCCAACGTCAAGATGTCGATGAATCCGTTCGATGAAATCGCCGTCGAGGAAGCCCTGCGCCTGAAAGAGGCCGGCAAGGCGACCGAGGTGGTGGTCGTGTCCATCGGGCCGGCGCAGGCGTCGGAAACCATCCGCACCGGCCTCGCCATGGGCGCCGACCGCGGCATCCTGGTGAAGGCCGAGGGCATCGTCGAGCCGCTTGCGGTCGCCAAGATCCTCAAGGCCATCGTCGACGAAGAGAAGCCCGGTCTTGTCATTCTCGGCAAGCAGGCGATCGACGATGACAGCAACCAGACCGGCCAGATGCTGGCCGCCTTGCTCGGCTGGTCGCAGGCGACCTTCGCCTCCAAGCTGGAAGTCGACGGGGCCGATTTCGTGGTTTCCCGTGAAGTCGACGGCGGTTCGCAGACCGTGAAGCTCAAGGGGCCGGCCATCGTCACCACCGACTTGCGCCTCAACGAGCCGCGCTACGCCAGCTTGCCGAACATCATGAAGGCGAAGAAGAAGCCGATCGCCGACAAGAGCGCCGCCGATTACGGCGTCGACCTGACGCCGCATCTCGAGATCATCAAGACCACCGAGCCCGAAGGCCGCAAGGCCGGCGTCAAGGTCAAGGACGTCGCCGAGCTGATTTCGAAACTCAAGACCGAAGCCGGGGTGATCTGA
- a CDS encoding tautomerase family protein has product MPLTRISMRRGKSAAYRQAIMDNLYEAMRETYDVPEGDRFMTISQHDGEDFNYGADYLGIQRSDDLVLIQLTVSNTRPLAKKQALYRRIVERLGENPGLRPEDIFINLVEVLPENWSFGHGGAQYVK; this is encoded by the coding sequence ATGCCGCTGACACGCATTTCGATGAGACGGGGCAAGTCTGCAGCCTATCGCCAGGCCATCATGGACAACCTCTACGAGGCCATGCGCGAGACCTACGACGTGCCCGAGGGCGACCGCTTCATGACCATTTCCCAGCATGACGGCGAGGATTTCAACTACGGCGCCGACTATCTCGGCATCCAGCGCAGCGACGACCTGGTGCTGATCCAGCTCACCGTCAGCAACACCCGACCGCTGGCGAAGAAGCAGGCCCTGTACCGGCGGATCGTCGAACGCCTCGGCGAAAACCCCGGCCTGCGGCCCGAAGACATCTTCATCAATCTCGTGGAAGTGCTGCCGGAGAACTGGTCGTTCGGGCACGGCGGGGCGCAATACGTCAAGTGA
- a CDS encoding LysR family transcriptional regulator encodes MKTLDVEAVQAFVLVADLNSFTRAAEAMGSTQSAISLKIKRLESGLGRRLLERTPRLVRLSAEGTAFLASARQLVAAHQSALGSFAVERRRLVVGISHHIVGADLAQVLKRMNASDPALVIELHIDTSRVMLDAFEGGALDAAIVLRHDAHRRDGEALLEEDFGWMAAPDFNHPPGEPLRLATQAQPCSVRAMAIGALDAAGIPWQEVFVGGGIATIGAAISAGLAIAALVPRVAPAGCLDLGPRLGLPRLPRREVLLYSSLTDARARGALRALGAAFRANAG; translated from the coding sequence ATGAAGACGCTTGATGTCGAGGCGGTCCAGGCCTTCGTGCTGGTGGCCGACCTGAACAGTTTTACCCGGGCCGCCGAAGCCATGGGGAGCACGCAGTCGGCGATCAGTCTGAAGATCAAACGGCTGGAAAGCGGGCTCGGCCGACGGCTGCTGGAACGCACGCCGCGGCTGGTGCGGCTGTCCGCGGAGGGCACGGCCTTCCTGGCATCGGCACGCCAGCTGGTGGCGGCGCATCAGTCGGCGCTCGGTTCGTTTGCCGTGGAGCGGCGCCGCCTGGTGGTCGGCATCAGCCATCACATCGTCGGCGCGGATCTGGCGCAGGTGCTGAAGCGCATGAACGCCAGCGACCCCGCTTTGGTGATCGAGCTGCATATCGACACCTCGCGCGTCATGCTGGACGCGTTCGAGGGTGGCGCGCTGGACGCCGCCATCGTGCTGCGCCACGACGCCCACCGTCGCGATGGCGAGGCTCTGCTCGAGGAGGACTTCGGCTGGATGGCCGCGCCCGATTTCAATCACCCGCCGGGCGAACCGCTGCGGCTGGCGACCCAGGCACAACCCTGCAGCGTGCGCGCCATGGCCATCGGTGCGCTCGATGCCGCCGGCATCCCGTGGCAGGAGGTGTTTGTCGGTGGCGGAATCGCGACCATCGGCGCGGCTATTTCAGCCGGGCTGGCAATCGCCGCGCTGGTGCCGCGGGTGGCGCCTGCGGGCTGTCTCGATCTGGGACCGCGGCTCGGCCTGCCGCGTCTGCCGCGCCGCGAGGTGCTCCTGTATTCGAGCCTGACCGACGCCCGTGCCCGCGGCGCGCTGCGCGCGCTCGGCGCGGCCTTCCGCGCCAATGCCGGCTGA
- a CDS encoding chlorophyllide reductase produces the protein MRAFRVYTTCAAAIVLFNVPTARAASSTSQGKISVTQVQSMLDRAAANATARQVMMAYLAGVGETAGVLMDQAKGRSQASRLNCRRRLAIDEALVQAALARASTADNPGETPATPLIVGELLKRAECEIR, from the coding sequence ATGCGCGCTTTTCGCGTCTATACGACCTGTGCCGCAGCCATCGTGCTTTTCAACGTCCCGACGGCCAGGGCCGCATCGAGCACGTCGCAGGGCAAAATTTCGGTCACGCAGGTGCAGAGCATGCTGGATCGGGCCGCCGCCAATGCGACCGCGCGGCAGGTGATGATGGCCTATCTTGCCGGCGTGGGAGAAACGGCTGGCGTGCTGATGGATCAGGCCAAGGGAAGGTCGCAAGCGAGCCGATTGAACTGCAGGCGCCGGCTTGCCATCGACGAGGCGCTTGTGCAGGCCGCGCTGGCGCGAGCGAGCACCGCCGACAATCCGGGCGAGACGCCAGCAACGCCGCTGATCGTCGGCGAACTGCTAAAGAGAGCTGAGTGCGAGATCAGGTAA
- a CDS encoding DUF2975 domain-containing protein, translating to MARTPDDRARIVRLSSLMSKLCLAVALILTGGLVVYWLVTPTEAVFQQAGIPGFPVVEIGIGVRVMAILISAVPLGCLVWGLLQAGRCFDAFAAGNFFTAEPAQRLRAFAIAILLSTILKPVAGAALSVLLSGAGRAGGRTLVLTVGSDTLMALVFAGLIAVIAWVMAQARTLADENAQFV from the coding sequence TTGGCGCGGACGCCGGACGACCGGGCGCGCATCGTTCGCTTGAGCAGCCTGATGTCGAAACTCTGTCTGGCGGTCGCCCTCATCTTGACCGGCGGGCTGGTGGTCTACTGGCTGGTGACGCCCACCGAGGCGGTGTTTCAGCAGGCCGGCATTCCCGGCTTTCCGGTGGTGGAGATCGGTATTGGCGTGCGTGTCATGGCGATTTTGATATCGGCTGTACCGCTCGGCTGCCTGGTCTGGGGGCTGCTGCAGGCCGGTCGATGTTTCGACGCGTTTGCTGCCGGCAACTTCTTCACGGCCGAACCGGCCCAGCGATTGCGGGCCTTTGCGATCGCCATCCTGCTATCGACGATCCTCAAGCCGGTCGCCGGCGCGGCCCTGTCGGTGCTGCTCAGCGGAGCCGGCAGGGCCGGCGGCAGGACACTGGTGTTGACCGTCGGCTCGGACACCTTGATGGCGCTGGTGTTCGCCGGGCTGATTGCGGTGATCGCGTGGGTGATGGCGCAGGCCCGTACGCTCGCCGACGAAAACGCTCAGTTCGTCTGA
- a CDS encoding cob(I)yrinic acid a,c-diamide adenosyltransferase: MVVLNKIYTRTGDDGTTALGSGERRPKYDLRISAYGTVDETNASIGVVRLHLADAPALDAMLRLIQNDLFDLGADLAVPQRDGKAERLRMLASQVDRLERDIDSLNEKLADLTSFVLPGGKPAAAYLHVSRTICRRAERIMVELAAHPGEPVSDAAIQYMNRLSDFLFVASRTVNDNGAGDVLWVPGQNR, from the coding sequence ATGGTCGTTCTCAACAAGATCTACACCCGTACCGGCGACGACGGCACCACCGCGCTGGGGTCGGGCGAGCGCCGTCCCAAATACGATCTGCGCATTTCCGCCTATGGAACCGTGGACGAGACCAATGCGTCGATCGGCGTCGTCAGGCTGCATCTCGCCGATGCGCCGGCGCTCGATGCCATGCTGCGGCTGATCCAGAACGACCTGTTCGACCTCGGTGCCGATCTGGCGGTGCCGCAGCGCGACGGCAAGGCCGAGCGGCTGCGCATGCTGGCCAGTCAGGTCGACCGGCTGGAGCGCGACATCGACAGCCTGAACGAGAAGCTGGCGGACCTGACATCCTTCGTGCTGCCGGGCGGTAAGCCGGCCGCGGCATATTTGCATGTCTCCCGCACCATTTGCCGCCGGGCGGAACGGATCATGGTCGAACTCGCGGCCCACCCGGGCGAGCCGGTCTCCGACGCCGCCATCCAGTACATGAACCGGCTGTCGGATTTCCTGTTTGTTGCCAGCCGTACGGTCAACGACAATGGCGCCGGCGACGTGCTGTGGGTTCCCGGCCAGAACCGCTAG
- a CDS encoding nuclear transport factor 2 family protein → MPITLAPSIADYITADNTGDARRFGQCFVEDAIVRDEGHTYRGRAAIEQWNTEARAKYQHRIEPVSAKEADGRTIVTMRLAGQFPGSPIDVDFAFQLADDKIIGLEIGL, encoded by the coding sequence ATGCCGATCACGCTTGCACCCTCTATCGCCGACTACATCACCGCGGACAATACCGGCGACGCCCGTCGCTTCGGCCAATGCTTTGTCGAGGACGCTATCGTGCGCGACGAAGGTCACACCTATCGCGGCCGCGCCGCGATCGAACAATGGAACACAGAGGCGCGGGCGAAGTACCAGCATCGGATCGAACCGGTTTCCGCAAAAGAGGCCGATGGCAGGACCATCGTCACCATGCGCCTCGCCGGCCAATTCCCCGGCAGCCCCATCGATGTCGATTTTGCCTTTCAGCTCGCTGACGACAAAATTATCGGACTGGAGATCGGGTTGTGA
- a CDS encoding DUF1428 domain-containing protein encodes MAYVDGFIVPVPKKKLAAYRSLARKAGKVWREHGALDYHECIADDVSVGKVTSFPRSVKLKPDEVVVFSYIVYKSRRDRDRINGKVMKDPRLAKMMDPKAMPFDGKRLIYGGFKSLVES; translated from the coding sequence ATGGCCTATGTGGACGGATTCATCGTACCGGTGCCGAAGAAGAAACTCGCCGCCTATCGCAGCCTGGCGCGCAAGGCCGGCAAGGTGTGGCGCGAGCACGGCGCGCTCGACTATCACGAATGCATCGCCGACGATGTCAGCGTCGGCAAGGTCACTTCGTTTCCGCGCAGCGTGAAGCTGAAGCCCGACGAAGTCGTGGTTTTTTCCTACATCGTCTACAAATCGCGCCGCGACCGTGACCGCATCAACGGCAAGGTGATGAAGGACCCACGGCTGGCAAAGATGATGGATCCGAAGGCGATGCCGTTCGACGGCAAGCGGCTGATCTATGGCGGCTTCAAGAGCCTGGTCGAGTCCTGA
- a CDS encoding 3-hydroxybutyryl-CoA dehydrogenase yields the protein MADMIKKVGVIGSGQMGNGIAHVAALGGFDVVLNDVSADRLKSAMATINGNLSRQVSKKIISEDARKQALEKITSAETMDGLADCDLVIETAVEKEETKRKIFHDLCAVLKPSAIIASNTSSISITRLAASTDRPEKFIGIHFMNPVPLMELVELIRGIATDDATFDTSKAFVSKLGKQIAVSEDFPAFIVNRILLPMINEAIYTLYEGVGNVEAIDAAMKLGAHHPMGPLELADFIGLDTCLSIMQVLHEGLADSKYRPCPLLVKYVEAGWLGRKTQRGFYDYRGDKPVPTR from the coding sequence ATGGCGGACATGATCAAGAAAGTCGGCGTGATCGGCTCGGGCCAGATGGGCAACGGCATCGCGCACGTCGCCGCATTGGGCGGCTTCGACGTCGTCCTCAACGACGTCTCGGCCGACCGGCTGAAGTCGGCCATGGCCACCATCAACGGCAACCTGTCGCGGCAGGTGTCGAAGAAGATCATCAGCGAGGACGCCCGCAAGCAGGCGCTGGAGAAGATCACCTCCGCCGAGACCATGGACGGGCTCGCCGACTGCGATCTCGTGATCGAGACCGCGGTCGAGAAGGAAGAGACCAAGCGCAAGATCTTCCACGATCTGTGCGCGGTGCTGAAGCCCTCAGCGATCATCGCTTCCAACACCTCGTCGATCTCCATCACCCGACTGGCGGCCTCCACGGATCGCCCCGAAAAATTCATCGGCATTCACTTCATGAATCCGGTGCCGCTGATGGAGCTGGTGGAGCTGATCCGCGGCATCGCTACCGACGATGCCACCTTCGACACGTCGAAGGCATTCGTCAGCAAGCTCGGGAAGCAGATCGCCGTCTCCGAGGATTTCCCGGCCTTCATCGTCAACCGCATCCTGCTGCCGATGATCAACGAGGCGATCTACACGCTGTATGAAGGCGTGGGCAACGTCGAGGCGATCGACGCCGCGATGAAGCTCGGCGCGCATCATCCGATGGGGCCGCTCGAACTGGCGGACTTCATCGGCCTCGATACCTGTCTCTCGATCATGCAGGTGCTGCACGAGGGCCTCGCCGATTCCAAATACCGGCCGTGCCCGTTGCTGGTGAAATACGTCGAAGCCGGATGGCTCGGCCGCAAGACCCAGCGCGGTTTCTACGACTACCGCGGCGACAAGCCGGTCCCGACGCGCTGA